In one Argonema galeatum A003/A1 genomic region, the following are encoded:
- a CDS encoding response regulator, whose protein sequence is MNSSAILCVDDDPFVLKLLLEQLKRHLGDSYYIEVAGSSKEALEIAEKLHDEGIEINLIIFAQFMPGIKGDKLPIAFQTWYPKMLQIALTEQAITEAEIDPVNAANFYRYIAKPWNEIDLVLTVKEALRRYTQERQLAKQNAVLKKLKTSLERKFAKRTLELTAANTRLQQEIIDRNLLEEKLSFSERKIRAVFEAMTDIVLIVSEEGAIEVVPTNPARSGQTDANLLNLTIEQFFREESGEVWFGKIRQALEENQAIDFDYSLPLDNEEVWFAASLSPLPNNSVIWVARNITERKQAEAAMQEAKAAAEAANRAKSTFLANMSHELRSPLNAILGFAQIMSLSQTLPSEHGENLGIVRRSAEHLLTVIDDVLDMAKIEAGRTTLHETNFDLHRLLNDLKQMFQLKAEDKGLELIFVSLDVPKYVRTDQVKLLQVLINLMTNAIKFTTSGTVSVRVRRGMGEWEVERRGGCSATRCSLHFEVEDTGDGIDPDELDSVFEAFVQTKTGQQAQEGTGLGLPISRKFVQLMGGEITVSSEVGKGTTFKFDIKISQIKATEIESKQATQRIIGLEPNQPRYRILIVDDKWDNRQLLVKLLSPLGFDIKEASNGKEAIEIWEYWEPHLIWMDMKMPVMNGYESTKRIKATAKGQTTVVIALTTSSFQEDEAIILEVGCDDFIRKPFREEDLFKTMNKHIGVLYVYEQLTHSPASTKTDALVLKPDVVAALPADWLASLQQATIECDLAMMLLLIDEIREQDDRIANALAYLANNFQFEELLNLIQSETV, encoded by the coding sequence ATGAATAGCAGTGCCATTTTGTGTGTAGATGACGATCCATTCGTTTTAAAACTGCTCCTGGAGCAATTAAAGCGCCACTTGGGAGATAGTTATTACATTGAAGTGGCAGGAAGCAGCAAAGAAGCTTTAGAAATTGCTGAAAAATTGCATGACGAGGGAATAGAAATTAATCTAATTATCTTCGCTCAATTCATGCCAGGGATAAAAGGAGATAAACTGCCGATCGCGTTTCAGACGTGGTATCCAAAAATGTTGCAAATAGCGTTAACTGAACAGGCAATTACTGAGGCAGAAATCGATCCCGTTAACGCTGCCAACTTTTATCGCTACATTGCTAAACCTTGGAATGAAATTGACCTAGTATTGACTGTAAAGGAAGCCCTGCGGCGTTATACACAAGAGCGACAATTAGCTAAACAAAATGCGGTACTGAAAAAATTAAAGACGTCCCTAGAACGAAAATTTGCAAAGCGTACTCTCGAACTGACCGCAGCCAATACCCGACTTCAACAGGAAATTATCGATCGTAACTTACTTGAGGAAAAGCTGAGTTTTTCTGAGCGGAAAATACGTGCAGTCTTCGAGGCGATGACCGACATTGTACTGATAGTTAGCGAAGAAGGAGCCATAGAAGTTGTACCGACAAATCCGGCTCGATCGGGCCAAACTGACGCCAATTTGCTCAACTTAACTATAGAACAATTTTTTCGGGAAGAGTCAGGGGAAGTTTGGTTCGGCAAAATACGGCAAGCACTAGAAGAAAACCAAGCGATCGATTTTGACTACAGCCTACCCCTTGACAACGAGGAAGTTTGGTTTGCCGCCTCCCTTTCCCCTTTACCCAACAACTCGGTCATCTGGGTAGCGCGTAACATCACCGAACGCAAGCAGGCAGAGGCAGCAATGCAGGAAGCAAAAGCGGCTGCCGAAGCTGCAAACCGCGCCAAAAGTACCTTTCTTGCCAATATGAGCCACGAATTGCGATCGCCCCTCAACGCCATCCTTGGCTTTGCCCAAATAATGAGCCTCAGTCAAACCCTACCCTCCGAACACGGTGAAAATCTCGGTATCGTTAGGCGTAGCGCCGAACACCTGCTCACCGTGATCGATGACGTACTAGACATGGCCAAAATTGAGGCCGGACGCACCACCCTCCACGAAACTAACTTCGACCTCCATCGCCTGCTGAACGACTTGAAACAAATGTTTCAACTCAAAGCTGAAGATAAGGGATTGGAGTTAATTTTTGTTTCCTTAGACGTGCCTAAATATGTGCGAACCGATCAAGTTAAATTGCTTCAAGTCTTGATTAACTTAATGACCAACGCGATTAAGTTTACAACATCGGGCACAGTGTCGGTAAGGGTAAGACGGGGAATGGGCGAGTGGGAAGTGGAGCGTAGGGGAGGCTGTAGCGCGACTCGCTGTTCCCTACATTTTGAAGTTGAAGACACGGGTGATGGCATCGATCCCGACGAGTTAGATAGTGTATTTGAAGCCTTTGTGCAAACAAAAACAGGACAACAAGCGCAGGAAGGGACAGGCTTAGGGTTGCCTATTAGCCGGAAATTTGTCCAACTGATGGGTGGCGAAATAACTGTCAGCAGTGAAGTTGGCAAAGGCACCACCTTCAAATTCGATATTAAAATCAGCCAGATAAAGGCTACTGAGATCGAGAGCAAACAAGCGACACAGCGAATCATTGGCTTAGAACCGAACCAACCTCGCTATCGCATTCTGATTGTGGACGATAAATGGGACAATCGCCAGCTACTTGTAAAACTGCTTTCCCCACTTGGTTTTGATATCAAAGAAGCCAGCAACGGTAAAGAGGCTATTGAGATATGGGAATATTGGGAGCCGCATCTGATCTGGATGGACATGAAGATGCCGGTAATGAACGGGTATGAAAGTACCAAACGGATTAAAGCGACCGCTAAAGGCCAAACCACTGTCGTGATTGCTCTAACAACCAGTAGCTTTCAGGAAGACGAAGCCATTATTCTAGAAGTTGGTTGCGATGATTTTATCCGCAAGCCCTTCCGAGAAGAAGATCTCTTTAAAACAATGAATAAACATATTGGGGTGCTATATGTTTACGAACAACTAACCCACTCGCCAGCTTCAACCAAAACGGACGCGCTGGTTCTCAAACCGGATGTCGTTGCTGCCTTACCTGCTGATTGGTT
- a CDS encoding tryptophan-rich sensory protein: MNSNSGRFDSKILKQWVNLIAILAAFSLNILANIAPLNELTIGEISNTFFGEVKIIPANYAFAIWGLIYLGLISLGVYQVLPAQRENPSLHKIGYLLAVASFAQIIWIFLFQYRLFALSLLAMVMILLPLIAIYLRLGIGLERVSRKELWFVHIPLSIYLGWISVATIVNVAIALYSINWNGWGISPQVWTAIMLIAAAGIAATITAKRADIAYPLVIIWAFVAIAVRQANQLALAATAGGLAIALGLLVLIRLLRRA; encoded by the coding sequence ATGAACTCAAACTCTGGCCGCTTCGACTCAAAAATTCTCAAGCAATGGGTAAACTTGATTGCGATCCTTGCCGCATTCTCACTCAATATTTTAGCCAATATTGCTCCCCTCAACGAGCTTACAATTGGCGAAATTTCTAACACTTTTTTCGGAGAGGTTAAAATCATTCCCGCCAACTATGCCTTCGCAATTTGGGGACTTATTTATTTGGGGTTGATTAGTTTAGGGGTTTATCAAGTACTACCCGCTCAACGAGAAAATCCGAGCTTACATAAAATCGGCTATTTATTAGCAGTAGCCAGTTTTGCTCAAATTATCTGGATATTTCTGTTTCAGTATCGCTTGTTCGCACTTTCTTTACTGGCAATGGTGATGATTTTGCTACCACTAATTGCTATTTATCTGCGCCTGGGGATTGGTTTAGAAAGAGTTAGCAGAAAAGAGTTGTGGTTTGTACATATTCCCTTAAGTATTTATCTGGGTTGGATTAGTGTGGCGACGATTGTCAATGTGGCGATCGCGCTCTACAGTATTAATTGGAACGGTTGGGGAATTAGTCCGCAAGTATGGACAGCAATCATGCTGATTGCCGCAGCGGGGATTGCGGCCACAATTACGGCTAAACGAGCTGATATAGCTTATCCCCTGGTAATTATTTGGGCATTTGTAGCAATTGCTGTGCGTCAGGCTAATCAACTTGCTCTAGCTGCGACAGCTGGTGGTTTAGCGATCGCTTTGGGCTTGTTAGTATTAATACGTCTACTGCGCCGCGCTTAA
- a CDS encoding glutathione S-transferase family protein, which produces MLKLYHTPISPNSRRVWIALLEKQIPFELVTLNLDGDQLQADFLAINPFHHIPVLVDDDFSIVESLAILDYLEAKYPTPAMLPTDAKALATVRMVELVTVNELFPAMNPLTYRMLGIPTDDPQKLEQAEQRIHTVLKFFEGLLRSSPYFGGSSTITLAELVAGTVVPWMPALGVPLDNYPQVSAWSERLSAREAWQNTHVSLEEVKAFLKPRFQQLIAAPQNH; this is translated from the coding sequence ATGCTCAAGCTTTACCACACACCCATTTCCCCAAACTCTCGCCGTGTCTGGATTGCACTGCTAGAGAAGCAGATTCCTTTTGAACTGGTGACGCTCAATTTGGATGGGGATCAGTTGCAAGCAGACTTTCTAGCGATTAACCCTTTCCACCACATCCCCGTTTTAGTCGATGATGATTTTAGCATCGTAGAATCTTTGGCAATCCTCGACTATCTGGAGGCGAAGTACCCCACGCCTGCTATGCTGCCTACAGATGCCAAAGCTCTAGCAACAGTGCGGATGGTGGAATTGGTGACTGTCAACGAACTGTTTCCTGCTATGAATCCTTTGACTTATCGGATGTTGGGCATTCCTACGGATGACCCACAGAAGCTGGAACAAGCAGAACAGCGAATACACACGGTACTGAAATTTTTTGAGGGGTTACTGAGGTCTAGCCCTTATTTTGGTGGTAGCTCTACCATCACTCTAGCCGAACTCGTCGCCGGAACAGTCGTGCCTTGGATGCCTGCGCTAGGTGTGCCTCTAGATAATTATCCCCAGGTGAGTGCCTGGTCTGAACGCTTGAGTGCGCGTGAGGCGTGGCAAAATACGCACGTAAGTCTGGAGGAAGTTAAAGCCTTTTTAAAGCCTCGATTCCAACAGCTAATAGCAGCACCGCAGAATCACTGA
- a CDS encoding response regulator: MPKILVIDDSGVIRKTVKDMLPAAKFEIIEAKDGVEGLNLMRKERPNWIMLDFILPKKSGWEVFQEIEKQPELRTIPLVVMSGRKDEVTKEIGEPFEFFEFLPKPFDQKQLMAALKTAQEKSKKPRASVAPAAKAAPAAAPAAAPAAAPAAAPAAAPAAAASDGAAAGEIQALKQQMAKMQAEIDALKKQNQQIMGFLQKMKK, encoded by the coding sequence GTGCCTAAAATCCTGGTTATTGACGACAGCGGAGTCATCCGAAAAACCGTAAAAGATATGTTGCCTGCGGCTAAGTTTGAGATTATCGAAGCCAAAGATGGCGTAGAAGGACTCAACTTAATGCGTAAGGAACGTCCGAACTGGATTATGTTGGATTTCATCCTGCCCAAAAAAAGTGGTTGGGAAGTTTTTCAGGAAATTGAAAAACAACCAGAATTGCGGACGATTCCTTTAGTGGTAATGTCAGGTCGTAAAGACGAAGTTACTAAAGAAATTGGGGAACCATTTGAGTTTTTTGAATTTCTGCCAAAGCCGTTTGACCAAAAGCAACTGATGGCAGCTCTTAAAACGGCGCAGGAGAAATCGAAAAAACCGCGAGCGAGTGTCGCGCCTGCGGCTAAAGCAGCACCAGCGGCAGCACCAGCGGCAGCACCAGCGGCAGCCCCAGCAGCAGCACCAGCAGCAGCACCAGCGGCAGCAGCGAGCGATGGAGCAGCAGCAGGGGAAATCCAAGCTCTGAAACAGCAAATGGCTAAGATGCAGGCTGAGATAGATGCGTTGAAAAAACAAAACCAGCAGATTATGGGTTTTCTCCAAAAGATGAAAAAGTAG
- the lipA gene encoding lipoyl synthase, which yields MPSEAHPTALTPKADSQMRSEIEAMPPWLRSRGIGKASEISTVQRIIKQRQIHTICEEGRCPNRGECYSQKTATFLLMGPVCTRACGFCQVDKGHAPMPLDSQEPQKVAESVQLLGLRYVVLTSVARDDLADGGASWFAATMQAIGQLNPQTQIEVLTPDFWGGQGDERLMPEEKQRQRVATVVKANPACYNHNVETVRRLQGPVRRGAKYDRTLAVLQIVKELDPTIATKSGLMLGHGETEAEVIETMADLRAVGCDRITLGQYMRPSLEHLPVQKYWTPAEFDNLGAIALKMGFAHVRSGPLVRSSYHAGENV from the coding sequence ATGCCTTCTGAAGCTCATCCAACTGCCCTAACCCCAAAAGCGGATTCCCAGATGCGGTCTGAAATTGAGGCTATGCCGCCTTGGTTGCGAAGTCGAGGTATTGGCAAAGCCAGCGAAATCTCCACGGTGCAGCGCATTATTAAGCAGCGCCAGATTCATACGATTTGTGAAGAAGGGCGCTGTCCCAACCGAGGCGAGTGCTATTCCCAAAAAACGGCAACTTTTCTGTTGATGGGGCCAGTTTGCACTAGGGCTTGCGGTTTTTGTCAAGTGGATAAAGGTCACGCGCCTATGCCCCTAGACTCCCAGGAACCCCAAAAGGTGGCAGAATCTGTGCAGTTGCTGGGTTTGCGCTATGTGGTGCTGACTTCGGTAGCGCGAGACGATTTGGCGGATGGGGGTGCGAGTTGGTTTGCGGCGACGATGCAGGCTATTGGCCAGCTGAACCCCCAAACCCAGATTGAGGTGCTGACGCCGGATTTTTGGGGCGGACAGGGTGATGAGCGGCTCATGCCAGAGGAAAAACAGCGCCAACGGGTTGCTACGGTGGTGAAGGCAAATCCAGCTTGTTACAACCACAATGTGGAGACGGTGCGACGGCTGCAAGGCCCGGTGCGGCGGGGGGCTAAGTACGATCGCACTCTCGCTGTCCTCCAGATCGTCAAAGAACTTGACCCCACAATTGCTACCAAATCGGGGTTGATGTTGGGACATGGGGAAACGGAAGCCGAAGTAATTGAGACAATGGCGGATTTAAGGGCGGTGGGGTGCGATCGCATTACCTTGGGTCAATATATGCGCCCCTCCCTAGAACATCTGCCAGTGCAAAAGTACTGGACGCCAGCAGAATTTGACAACCTGGGTGCGATCGCACTCAAAATGGGCTTTGCTCATGTTCGTTCCGGGCCACTCGTTCGCAGCTCATACCACGCGGGTGAGAACGTTTGA
- the psaX gene encoding photosystem I protein PsaX — protein MTAKATKTTAATRPSTTPPYPYRTGWFLFLLGVNFLVAAYYFHILV, from the coding sequence ATGACTGCTAAAGCTACGAAAACTACTGCTGCTACTCGTCCTTCCACAACACCCCCCTACCCCTATCGCACAGGCTGGTTCCTGTTTCTTTTAGGTGTCAACTTCCTGGTAGCAGCCTATTATTTCCACATTTTGGTATAG
- a CDS encoding branched-chain amino acid ABC transporter permease, whose product MDLQQTAQLLANGIAVGSIIALAAVGLTLTYGILRLSNFAHGDFMTLGAYLTWLANTNGVNIWLALILGAIGTVGGMLLSEKLLWSPMRERRATSTTLIIISIGLALFIRNGIIFIWGGGNQSYDLPVASAIDILGVKVAFYRIVVVILAILAIVGLHLLLENTKMGKAMRAVADNVDLARVTGINVDRVVIWTWVIAGTLTALGGGMYGLITAVRPNMGWFLILPMFASVILGGIGNPYGAIAGAFIIGIAQELLPYLSTALAESLNLPWLGIGYQYKQAVALLIMVLVLLVRPQGLFKGTL is encoded by the coding sequence ATGGATCTGCAACAAACTGCACAATTACTTGCGAATGGTATTGCCGTGGGGAGCATTATTGCCCTAGCAGCAGTCGGGCTAACGCTGACTTATGGAATATTGCGGCTTTCCAATTTTGCTCACGGTGATTTTATGACGCTGGGGGCCTATCTTACCTGGCTAGCTAATACGAATGGGGTAAATATCTGGCTGGCTCTAATTTTAGGGGCAATAGGAACGGTGGGGGGGATGCTGTTGTCGGAAAAGCTGCTGTGGTCGCCGATGCGTGAGCGCCGCGCCACTTCCACCACTCTGATTATCATCTCCATCGGACTCGCCTTGTTTATCCGCAACGGGATTATCTTCATCTGGGGGGGTGGAAACCAGTCTTATGATTTGCCAGTTGCCTCAGCTATAGACATCCTGGGCGTCAAAGTAGCCTTTTACCGTATCGTGGTGGTAATTTTAGCAATCCTGGCAATTGTCGGGCTGCACTTGCTCTTGGAGAATACCAAAATGGGCAAGGCGATGCGGGCGGTGGCGGATAATGTCGATCTAGCCCGCGTGACTGGCATCAATGTCGATCGCGTCGTTATTTGGACTTGGGTGATTGCTGGCACTTTAACGGCGTTGGGTGGCGGTATGTATGGACTGATCACCGCCGTGCGGCCAAATATGGGCTGGTTTCTAATTCTGCCAATGTTTGCCTCTGTGATTCTGGGGGGCATTGGTAACCCTTACGGTGCGATCGCCGGTGCCTTTATAATTGGGATCGCCCAAGAACTGCTGCCCTACCTATCAACTGCATTAGCAGAATCCCTCAACCTTCCCTGGCTAGGCATTGGCTATCAATACAAGCAGGCTGTCGCACTTTTAATTATGGTATTAGTGCTGCTCGTCCGTCCCCAAGGTTTGTTCAAAGGCACGCTGTGA
- a CDS encoding DUF4160 domain-containing protein, whose translation MYYNDHSPPHFYIRYGQQKAIIAIQTLSALEGELSPRVLGIVVEWASLHQTELLGNWERARHNVTNRENTTIGVIYA comes from the coding sequence ATGTACTATAACGACCATTCGCCACCGCATTTTTATATTCGGTATGGGCAGCAAAAAGCTATTATTGCCATTCAAACCCTATCTGCGCTGGAAGGAGAACTTTCCCCTAGAGTCTTAGGGATTGTGGTAGAGTGGGCATCCCTTCACCAAACAGAACTTCTAGGAAACTGGGAACGCGCCCGCCACAATGTCACAAACAGAGAAAATACAACCATTGGAGTAATATATGCTTAA
- a CDS encoding heavy-metal-associated domain-containing protein, with amino-acid sequence MALELKVPTMACSACADTITKAVKQVDPTAEVQADTKTKIVSIQTQQPETEIREALAQAGYPVG; translated from the coding sequence ATGGCACTAGAATTGAAAGTTCCTACTATGGCTTGTTCTGCCTGTGCAGATACCATTACTAAAGCAGTCAAACAGGTCGATCCAACTGCTGAGGTGCAAGCTGACACCAAAACTAAAATTGTCAGCATCCAAACGCAACAGCCTGAAACAGAAATTAGAGAAGCTCTAGCCCAAGCTGGATATCCAGTTGGCTAG
- a CDS encoding carbohydrate ABC transporter permease codes for MLRPKVYGKSWLDNDDRAAWVFLAPALILLGVFVLGPIAYLFYLSFTAGNFTQAGTRLVGLKNYWRLLLTPDFWQVLGNTAYFTIATVIPSLVIPLGLAVLLNRTVKWRGILRTAYFIPSITSLVAVGLGFRWLFQTEGPVNALLNFMGIEPIPWLGSTTWAMPVLILLSTWKQLGFNMVVFLAGLQAIPQQLYEAAELDGADFWQQLWHITLPGLRPTIVFATVTTVIFTLRSFEQVYVITGGGPLNSTNLLVYYIYDQAFAQFDFGYAAAAATVLLVVTLLLVYLQLRTWGEET; via the coding sequence TTGCTCAGGCCAAAAGTATATGGTAAATCTTGGTTGGATAACGATGATCGAGCAGCCTGGGTTTTCTTAGCCCCAGCACTTATTTTACTGGGCGTTTTTGTCCTGGGGCCGATCGCCTACCTGTTTTACCTTAGTTTCACTGCCGGTAACTTCACTCAAGCTGGCACTCGTCTGGTAGGTTTGAAAAACTACTGGCGCTTACTGCTGACCCCTGATTTTTGGCAAGTTCTGGGTAATACCGCTTATTTTACGATCGCCACCGTCATTCCCAGCCTAGTTATCCCGTTAGGATTAGCCGTATTGTTGAACCGCACCGTAAAATGGCGGGGAATACTGCGAACTGCTTATTTTATTCCCTCAATTACATCCTTAGTTGCGGTTGGATTGGGATTTCGCTGGCTGTTTCAAACCGAAGGGCCAGTCAATGCCCTCCTTAATTTTATGGGAATTGAACCAATTCCTTGGTTAGGTAGCACAACTTGGGCGATGCCTGTGTTGATTTTATTGAGTACCTGGAAGCAGCTGGGTTTTAATATGGTGGTATTTCTGGCAGGACTGCAAGCAATTCCACAGCAACTTTACGAAGCAGCTGAGTTAGATGGAGCCGATTTCTGGCAACAATTGTGGCATATTACCCTGCCTGGATTGCGACCTACTATAGTATTTGCCACTGTCACTACTGTGATTTTTACACTGCGGAGTTTCGAGCAGGTTTACGTCATCACTGGCGGCGGGCCGTTGAACTCTACCAATTTGCTGGTTTACTACATTTATGACCAAGCATTTGCTCAGTTTGATTTCGGCTATGCAGCGGCTGCCGCAACGGTATTGTTGGTGGTAACCTTGTTGTTGGTTTATCTACAATTGCGTACTTGGGGCGAGGAAACATGA
- the purN gene encoding phosphoribosylglycinamide formyltransferase — MTANPIPANSTPSLISPDVPCSSIIPSFPLKLGIMASGNGSNFEAVAEAIASKRLQAQIQAVIYNNPGAKVAARAERWGVPSVLINHRDYRKREDLDAKIVETFRQFGVDLVIMAGWMRIVTPVLIDAFANRVINIHPSLLPSFRGAKAVEQALASGVKITGCTVHLVVPEVDSGPVLMQAAVPILPDDTPDTLHDRIQVQEHIILPRAIALAATQTLS; from the coding sequence ATGACTGCTAATCCAATACCAGCTAATTCTACCCCTAGCTTGATTTCACCCGATGTTCCTTGCTCTAGCATCATCCCAAGCTTTCCCTTAAAATTGGGGATAATGGCTTCTGGGAACGGTAGTAATTTTGAGGCAGTTGCCGAAGCGATCGCATCTAAACGACTCCAAGCCCAAATTCAGGCCGTAATTTACAATAATCCCGGTGCAAAAGTGGCAGCAAGAGCCGAACGCTGGGGCGTCCCCTCAGTCCTCATCAATCACCGGGATTATCGCAAGCGCGAAGATTTAGATGCCAAAATTGTCGAGACTTTCCGACAATTCGGCGTCGATTTGGTAATTATGGCCGGTTGGATGCGAATTGTCACCCCCGTATTAATTGATGCCTTTGCCAACCGAGTGATTAATATTCATCCCAGTTTATTACCTAGTTTTAGGGGTGCGAAGGCTGTAGAGCAAGCCCTTGCCTCTGGTGTAAAAATTACTGGCTGTACCGTTCATCTAGTTGTGCCAGAAGTGGATAGCGGCCCAGTTTTGATGCAGGCAGCAGTGCCAATACTGCCTGATGACACTCCAGATACTTTGCACGATCGCATCCAAGTTCAGGAACATATAATTTTACCGAGAGCGATCGCACTAGCCGCCACTCAGACTCTTTCGTAG
- a CDS encoding protochlorophyllide reductase has translation MEQPRKSTVVITGASSGVGLYGAKALAQRGWHVVMACRDLEKAQKAAETVGMPQGSYTLIHIDLGSLQSVRRFVENFRARGLSLDALVCNAAIYMPLLKEPLRSPEGYELTVTTNHLGHFLLCKIMLEDLKRSSYRDRRLVILGTVTHNPDELGGKIPPQPDLGNLDGFAAGFKEPISMIDGKEFEPVKAYKDSKVCNILTVRELHRRYHDSTGITFTSLYPGCVAETPLFRNHYPLFQTLFPLFQKYITGGYVSQELAGERVAAVVADPEYRQSGAYWSWGNRQKKDRKSFVQKVSPQARDDEKAERMWEMSAKLVGLA, from the coding sequence ATGGAACAACCACGGAAGTCAACAGTCGTAATCACGGGTGCCTCATCAGGAGTCGGCTTGTATGGTGCAAAAGCACTTGCCCAAAGGGGATGGCACGTGGTAATGGCCTGTAGAGATTTAGAGAAAGCACAAAAAGCAGCCGAAACAGTAGGAATGCCCCAAGGCAGCTACACCCTCATACATATCGATTTAGGTTCCTTACAGAGCGTTCGACGGTTTGTAGAGAACTTCAGGGCACGGGGGCTGTCCTTGGACGCTTTGGTGTGCAACGCCGCAATTTATATGCCCTTATTAAAAGAGCCTTTGCGAAGCCCAGAAGGCTACGAATTGACTGTTACCACCAATCATCTCGGTCATTTCCTCCTGTGCAAGATCATGCTGGAAGACCTGAAGAGATCATCATATCGCGATCGCAGACTCGTCATTTTAGGAACCGTCACCCACAATCCAGACGAACTGGGCGGCAAAATTCCCCCACAGCCAGACTTAGGAAATCTCGATGGCTTTGCAGCAGGATTTAAAGAACCGATATCGATGATTGACGGCAAAGAATTTGAACCCGTCAAAGCCTACAAAGACAGCAAAGTCTGCAACATATTGACCGTGCGAGAACTGCATCGGCGCTATCACGATTCAACAGGCATCACTTTCACTTCTCTCTATCCCGGATGCGTTGCCGAAACGCCCCTATTCCGCAACCACTATCCCCTATTTCAGACACTCTTCCCATTGTTCCAGAAGTACATCACAGGAGGGTATGTCTCTCAAGAATTGGCAGGCGAACGGGTTGCAGCAGTAGTCGCCGACCCTGAATATAGACAATCCGGTGCCTACTGGAGTTGGGGGAATCGCCAGAAGAAAGATCGCAAATCCTTTGTTCAAAAAGTCTCTCCCCAAGCACGCGATGATGAAAAAGCTGAGCGTATGTGGGAAATGAGCGCCAAGCTAGTTGGACTTGCGTGA